From the genome of Plasmodium malariae genome assembly, chromosome: 9, one region includes:
- the PmUG01_09052600 gene encoding conserved Plasmodium protein, unknown function yields the protein MKNLSNVYLYKNNKLELIKELENVFIKKVHTCNNSLNVVLNRNNDSTYSTLIRLDDAADGSAATSTRSYVNISSNDTYDFNFMTRNLILYSFYKNEAVNENCQGLNEEKFHNESNVSHTTNSTVGRYTKNHSAQDSKNFNRILFTRNLKKQKDFFINEKNKVWKYKLDDNQMEEETRIKSIPINFEKIFFCSSQFYAINEEKQVFRWDTDETHKYDIIHDYNSRFVSYIHFSDKVKIENISCGQSHALFLSKNKNCYAFGRNDNYQVCQEKKIFYNTPILILLNKEKRKKVKYISAGHSHNLISTYQNEIYGWGNNMHSQLCSGDNFVKCPTLILNQNIWTDFIKKTSQSKKKKRHLLRKEKHKAHTGDATYSGTYNAEYCVACSSTNQGCCAYVKSKREDYRSGESYEGDQNSSISSKERSSLNVEWEKLKRINENYFQLRKFKNKNKFEIGKLCCGFSFSCILLKNKNCYIVGKNNCHEDGNVIKIPKKINKGKKIDDVFCNFFHIIVIDHLKIKKICPTIIHPNMENSIMLFFNFKVKNELNVKILLTDNNFMNKSKKKKKKKKNSQIVHPQKGNIDQNTEQLIYEQTSHSSSNIEDEERDKKEKKNTPTDIFFHFNYHNDIEVIPHFNPSSSFDVCPIMFYKKKAEYSISCQINRNIINKRLFLTLYNSDFSIKYNHSIILSNYEGKVRNIFPNNFALMQNIKLKIKINKAPIHVKSDYIYVLYHFTDDNKNYLYMFSKGRLNKKRTYIYTKMSFVKSANGCKSSNKHNCDNGNNDALCYHLSCASLNDKENSPSTIHKFTKCNVHYSFGYNFYKNYFPITIIKPDILNITPNIISTRENNVIININMLYLSKKFPFIHVILYNPHLQLINKKAYYNSDNNNYFFSTPLIPITLFKKSQLDFIIFNVFASYNNIEYSRGEILLTVSNI from the exons atgaaaaatttaagtaaCGTATAcctatacaaaaataataaattagagttgataaaagaattagaaaatgtattcataaaaaaggTGCATACATGTAATAATAGCCTAAATGTGGTATTAAACAGAAATAATGATAGCACGTACAGTACATTAATTCGGTTAGACGATGCAGCTGATGGCTCTGCTGCTACTAGTACAAGGAGTTACGTAAACATTTCATCGAATGACACTTACGATTTTAACTTTATGACTAggaatttaattttgtattctttttacaaaaatgaagCAGTGAATGAAAATTGTCAAGGtctaaatgaagaaaaattcCATAACGAAAGCAATGTGTCCCATACTACTAACAGCACAGTTGGCAGATATACAAAAAATCATAGCGCACAAGacagtaaaaattttaataggATACTATTTAcgagaaatttaaaaaaacaaaaggacTTTTTTATCAACGAAAAGAATAAGGTATGGAAGTACAAATTAGATGACAACCAAATGGAGGAAGAAACACGTATAAAGAGTATACcaataaattttgaaaaaatatttttttgctctTCACAGTTTTATGCAATTAACGAAGAGAAACAAGTTTTTAGATGGGACACGGATGAGACacataaatatgatataattcATGACTATAATTCGAGATTTGTTAGctatatacatttttctgATAAggtaaaaattgaaaatatatcatgTGGACAAAGTCATgctctttttttatcaaaaaataaaaactgcTACGCTTTTGGAAGAAACGATAACTATCAAGTATgtcaagaaaaaaaaattttttataacactccaattttaattttattaaataaagaaaaacgaaaaaaagtTAAGTACATATCTGCTGGACATTCTCACAATTTAATTTCAACTtatcaaaatgaaatatatggCTGGGGCAATAACATGCACAGTCAGCTATGTTCAGGCGacaattttgtaaaatgtCCCACGTTAATTTTAAACCAAAATATATGGACAGACTTTATCAAAAAAACATCAcaatccaaaaaaaaaaagagacaTCTGTTGCGTAAGGAAAAGCATAAAGCGCACACAGGTGATGCGACATATAGTGGGACATATAATGCAGAATACTGTGTGGCATGTAGTAGTACAAATCAAGGGTGTTGTGCTTATGTAAAAAGCAAACGGGAAGATTACAGGAGCGGAGAGAGCTACGAGGGCGATCAAAATAGTAGCATAAGTAGCAAAGAAAGGTCATCACTAAACGTAGAAtgggaaaaattaaaacgaaTTAACGAAAATTATTTCCAgttaagaaaatttaaaaataaaaacaaattcgAAATAGGAAAACTTTGCTGcggtttttccttttcctgcatacttttaaaaaataaaaattgctATATCGTGGGCAAAAATAATTGCCATGAAGACggtaatgtaataaaaatacctaaaaaaataaataaaggaaaaaaaattgatgacgtattttgcaatttttttcacATCATCGTTATAGATCatcttaaaattaaaaaaatatgtccAACGATAATACATCCTAACATGGAAAATTCCATTATGCTCTTCTTCAATTTCAAAGTTAAAAATGAActaaatgttaaaatattattaacggacaataattttatgaacaaaagtaagaaaaaaaaaaaaaaaaaaaaaaatagccaAATTGTTCACCCTCAAAAGGGGAATATTGACCAAAATACGGAACAATTAATTTATGAACAAACTAGCCATTCGAGCTCTAATATCGAGGATGAAGAGAGagacaaaaaagaaaaaaaaaatacgcctacagacattttttttcattttaactACCATAATGACATTGAAGTGATACCACATTTTAACCCTTCCTCTTCATTTGATGTCTGTCCCATAAtgttctataaaaaaaaagcagaaTATTCTATATCATGTCAAATTaacagaaatataataaataaaagactATTTCTgacattatataattcagatttttctataaaatataatcacAGCATCATTTTGTCAAATTATGAAGGAAAGGTACGAAATATTTTTCCTAATAATTTTGCTTTAATGCAGAATATCaaattgaaaattaaaataaataaagcacCTATTCATGTAAAATCtgattatatatacgttttaTACCATTTTACCGatgataacaaaaattaCCTGTACATGTTCAGTAAAGGAcgattaaataaaaaaagaacttATATTTACACTAAAATGTCTTTCGTTAAAAGTGCCAATGGCTGTAAAAGTAGTAATAAGCACAACTGCGACAATGGAAATAACGATGCTTTGTGTTATCATCTCTCTTGTGCAAGTTTGAATGATAAGGAGAACTCTCCATCCACCatacataaatttacaaaatgtAATGTACACTACTCTTTCGGttataacttttataaaaattatttcccTATTACCATTATAAAACCTGACATACTAAACATTACACCAAATATTATCAGCACGCGGGAGAacaatgttattattaacataaacATGTTGTAcctttcaaaaaaatttccatttattcatgttattttatataatcctCATCTACaattaataaacaaaaaggcCTACTACAATTCGgacaataataattattttttttccacccCCTTAATTCCGATTACgctctttaaaaaaagtcAACTAG atttcataatatttaatgtatttgCTTCGTATAATAACATTGAATATAGCCGAGGCGAAATTCTGCTAACggtttcaaatatataa